A genomic segment from Streptomyces sp. NBC_00459 encodes:
- a CDS encoding polyprenyl synthetase family protein has translation MTPPAPEVLASAAPSVPQLLDRCRDLVRPALTEAVEQLHPWLGEMAAYSFGWCEVGGAPVDASGGKGVRQALAVLGAEAAGAPVPSGIAAAVAVELVHTFSLLHDDIMDGDPTRRRRATVWKAYGTGPAVLAGDALLALAVETLARTPGGPAGTRLLSAALTDVVSGQADDLLFAARPWTGPERVRPEEYRTMAERKTGALLGCALALGAALGGAPPATTAALERVGRHAGTAFQMVDDVLGIWGDPAVTGKPVHGDLRERKKSYPVLAALDAPVPAARRLAALLESVDAPDEALARRAAALVTEAGGRTAALAQARRHLAAVENGLADLPLTGPAAGELRTLLGFLVRREL, from the coding sequence ATGACACCGCCGGCCCCCGAGGTCCTGGCATCGGCGGCCCCGTCCGTGCCCCAACTCCTCGACCGGTGCCGTGACCTGGTGCGTCCGGCGCTCACCGAGGCCGTCGAACAGCTGCATCCCTGGCTGGGCGAGATGGCCGCGTACTCCTTCGGCTGGTGCGAGGTGGGCGGTGCGCCCGTCGACGCGTCCGGCGGCAAGGGCGTACGCCAGGCGCTGGCCGTGCTCGGTGCGGAAGCGGCCGGGGCACCCGTACCGTCGGGGATCGCGGCGGCCGTGGCGGTGGAACTGGTGCACACCTTCTCGCTGCTGCACGACGACATCATGGACGGCGACCCGACTCGGCGCCGCCGCGCCACGGTGTGGAAGGCGTACGGCACCGGCCCGGCCGTCCTCGCGGGCGACGCGCTGCTCGCACTGGCCGTGGAGACCCTCGCGCGGACCCCGGGCGGCCCGGCGGGCACGCGGCTGCTGTCGGCCGCACTCACGGACGTGGTGTCCGGGCAGGCCGACGACCTGCTGTTCGCCGCCCGCCCATGGACCGGGCCCGAGCGGGTGCGGCCCGAGGAGTACCGGACGATGGCCGAGCGCAAGACGGGTGCGCTGCTCGGCTGCGCACTCGCACTGGGAGCCGCGCTGGGCGGTGCCCCGCCGGCAACGACGGCCGCCCTGGAGCGGGTGGGACGGCATGCCGGTACCGCCTTCCAGATGGTCGACGACGTGCTGGGCATCTGGGGCGATCCCGCCGTCACCGGCAAGCCCGTCCACGGCGATCTCCGGGAGCGCAAGAAGTCGTACCCGGTACTGGCCGCGCTCGACGCGCCGGTCCCGGCCGCCCGGCGGCTCGCCGCGCTCCTTGAGTCCGTCGACGCGCCCGACGAGGCCCTCGCGCGACGGGCGGCAGCACTCGTCACGGAGGCGGGCGGCCGTACGGCGGCCCTCGCCCAGGCCCGACGGCACCTCGCCGCCGTCGAGAACGGCCTGGCCGACCTGCCCCTGACAGGGCCCGCGGCCGGCGAGCTGCGGACGCTGCTGGGCTTCCTGGTGCGCCGCGAGCTGTGA